One part of the Thermanaeromonas sp. C210 genome encodes these proteins:
- a CDS encoding MFS transporter, translating to MKRKAWAVMWAAYLGGVAVAMNQVKVPPVMGILMESLNVNMATAGWLMSVFSVAGVILAFPAALLLARWGPKVSGLIGLGCCILGSIMGALAQGPEAMLVGRAIEGISLALIAVAAPAVIGVWFEPQERGLPMGIWSTWMPVGTFLMYNVANPMEKLWGWASIWWFGAAFALLAFIMYGAVVTLPDRAESVDVAQDNLGLSLGLGLRSASSWLLAFSFTGFNFSFIGYATWAPLF from the coding sequence GTGAAGAGGAAAGCCTGGGCGGTTATGTGGGCGGCCTATCTGGGAGGCGTGGCCGTGGCTATGAACCAGGTTAAAGTCCCGCCGGTGATGGGAATCCTCATGGAGAGTCTTAACGTAAACATGGCCACGGCCGGATGGCTAATGTCGGTTTTTTCGGTCGCCGGGGTTATCCTAGCCTTTCCGGCGGCGTTGCTTCTTGCTCGGTGGGGCCCCAAAGTAAGCGGACTAATAGGTCTTGGCTGTTGCATCTTAGGTTCGATCATGGGGGCCTTGGCCCAGGGACCGGAGGCCATGCTGGTGGGCAGGGCCATCGAAGGCATAAGCCTGGCCTTAATTGCGGTGGCGGCTCCGGCAGTAATCGGCGTGTGGTTTGAACCTCAGGAACGGGGATTGCCCATGGGAATCTGGTCCACATGGATGCCCGTGGGAACTTTCCTTATGTATAACGTGGCCAATCCCATGGAGAAGCTTTGGGGTTGGGCGAGCATCTGGTGGTTTGGAGCCGCCTTTGCCCTGCTGGCATTCATAATGTACGGTGCTGTAGTAACTCTGCCGGATAGAGCAGAGAGCGTAGACGTGGCCCAGGATAACCTAGGGCTATCCTTAGGTTTAGGCTTAAGAAGCGCCAGCAGCTGGTTACTGGCCTTCTCCTTTACCGGGTTCAACTTTAGTTTCATAGGTTACGCTACGTGGGCTCCTTTGTTTTGA
- a CDS encoding MFS transporter: protein MHNIDPTAASFYVSLTTLVCIPGGIVAGWVLDHTGNRKGVLATAFVIAAILLLGAFKLGSNVLTIVLYFVALGLTISFIPTTIYTLAPETVPDPRLAGVALATLALGQNGGMLLGPPVIGRAVAGGSWADGTYPMVIGSIVALIAALLVRTRAKGE, encoded by the coding sequence GTGCATAACATAGACCCGACGGCGGCCAGTTTTTATGTCAGCTTAACAACATTAGTATGTATACCTGGCGGTATAGTAGCCGGTTGGGTATTGGACCATACGGGAAATCGTAAGGGTGTATTGGCCACAGCCTTCGTGATAGCCGCTATCCTGCTCCTTGGAGCCTTCAAATTGGGGAGCAATGTTTTGACCATAGTTCTGTACTTTGTTGCCCTGGGTTTGACCATCAGTTTTATTCCTACCACAATTTATACTTTGGCACCGGAGACGGTTCCGGATCCGCGCCTGGCCGGGGTGGCTCTGGCTACCCTGGCCTTGGGACAGAATGGTGGCATGCTTCTGGGCCCTCCTGTAATTGGTCGGGCAGTCGCAGGTGGGAGCTGGGCGGACGGAACCTATCCTATGGTAATCGGCAGTATTGTGGCTCTGATAGCTGCTTTGCTGGTGCGCACCCGGGCCAAAGGGGAATAG
- a CDS encoding 4Fe-4S dicluster domain-containing protein, with protein sequence MKVFVIDVARCNGCYSCQLVCKDEHVGNDWSPYAKPQPDTGHFWMKIKETEHGSVPKVKIEYRPTPCMHCDNAPCIKAAGDGAVYKRRDGLVIIDPEKAKGRKDLVASCPYGAIYWNGELNLPQKCTGCAHLIDAGEVPRCVDACGVEAIKFGEEEELRGLIAQAEVLQPEMGLKPKVYYLNLPKFFVAGDVYDPVLDEVLEGAQVTLINEETGRTWTETTDDFGDFWFRRLGPGSYTLKVEKNGYRPYMVQQLKVDRSLNVGSIGLERAQG encoded by the coding sequence ATGAAGGTATTTGTGATCGATGTGGCCAGGTGTAACGGGTGCTACAGTTGCCAGTTGGTCTGCAAGGACGAACATGTCGGCAACGATTGGTCGCCCTATGCCAAACCCCAGCCGGATACGGGCCATTTTTGGATGAAGATAAAGGAGACGGAGCACGGCAGCGTTCCCAAAGTCAAGATTGAATATCGCCCGACGCCCTGCATGCATTGCGACAACGCTCCTTGTATTAAGGCGGCCGGGGACGGGGCGGTATACAAGAGAAGGGACGGCCTGGTTATTATCGATCCAGAAAAGGCTAAAGGGCGTAAGGATCTGGTGGCGTCCTGCCCCTACGGCGCTATTTACTGGAATGGGGAATTAAACCTCCCGCAGAAATGCACGGGATGTGCCCACCTGATAGATGCAGGCGAAGTACCCCGCTGCGTAGACGCTTGCGGGGTGGAAGCCATTAAGTTTGGCGAAGAAGAAGAATTAAGAGGTCTGATCGCCCAGGCTGAGGTTTTACAGCCCGAGATGGGGCTAAAACCCAAGGTATACTATCTAAACCTCCCCAAATTCTTTGTAGCAGGAGATGTTTATGATCCGGTGCTCGATGAAGTCCTCGAGGGAGCCCAGGTAACCCTCATAAATGAGGAAACCGGCCGTACATGGACGGAGACCACGGACGATTTCGGGGACTTCTGGTTCAGGCGCTTAGGACCCGGCAGTTATACCCTTAAGGTTGAGAAGAACGGCTACCGCCCCTACATGGTGCAGCAGCTAAAAGTTGATAGGAGCCTTAACGTCGGCAGTATCGGCCTGGAGCGGGCGCAAGGGTGA
- a CDS encoding molybdopterin-containing oxidoreductase family protein, giving the protein MEELKKAACFFCHMNCGMLVKVVDGRPVAVYGDPEHPFNQGAQCPRGASALDHLYHPNRLNYPLKRVGARGEGRWQRISWEQAITEIAAKLQELRQKYGPESVASAGGTNRTDDWARRRFFNLFGSPNVTHTAPVCWIPNFLVETAMYGWSAFDSEVMGSRCVIVWGHNPAASYLPEMRALLEARQSNGTKIIVVDPRLSETAAKADLWLPIRPGTDVALALGFLNVIINEELYDHDFVENWTVGFEELRKRVQEYTPEWAEEKTGVPADKIVLAARMYATLKPACIQWGVATDQLGRATSAGAQARATLRAICGNLDVPGGDVMPGPHPTLITDVEMELNELLSEEQRAKQLGSDRFKLNSWPGYRLLQENLVRVWGKGIPAEWFCEAHPPTLWRAIRYGQPYAVKGLIVLADNPLTSYGNSRLVYEALMELELLVVMDYWVTPTAMLADYVLPAASWLERPVLTSTYGVSDWIIASERSTAPLFERKTDYEFWRALALKLGQGEYWPWESLEEAALHRLEPLGYELTSYEDFVHQIRFDFAPREYYKYLNQGFATPSGKVELKSSILEKLGYDPLPHYVEPLPPSTNASEYPLILVAGGGFMPYFHSEHRQITRLRLLHTEPKVSINPETAKELGIREGEWVWIETARGRVKQKAWLTTQVPSGVIQAERGWWYPEKDPREPVLYGVWESNINVCVDDEPDTCDPLCGSWCTRSIPCRVYRVEG; this is encoded by the coding sequence ATGGAGGAACTCAAAAAGGCAGCTTGTTTTTTCTGCCACATGAACTGCGGGATGCTGGTAAAGGTGGTAGACGGCCGGCCGGTGGCGGTCTACGGCGATCCCGAGCATCCCTTCAACCAGGGAGCCCAGTGCCCCCGTGGGGCATCGGCTCTGGATCACCTCTATCACCCCAACAGGCTGAACTATCCCCTTAAGAGGGTCGGGGCCCGCGGGGAAGGTCGTTGGCAGAGGATAAGCTGGGAACAGGCCATTACCGAGATAGCGGCCAAGCTCCAGGAATTGAGGCAGAAATACGGCCCGGAAAGTGTCGCCTCCGCGGGCGGCACGAACCGGACCGACGACTGGGCGCGGCGGAGGTTTTTCAACCTGTTCGGCAGCCCCAACGTTACCCATACCGCTCCGGTGTGCTGGATACCCAACTTTCTGGTGGAAACCGCCATGTACGGCTGGAGCGCCTTTGATTCCGAGGTCATGGGCAGCCGGTGCGTGATCGTTTGGGGCCATAATCCTGCCGCCTCCTATCTTCCGGAGATGCGCGCCCTGCTGGAAGCGAGGCAGAGTAACGGCACGAAAATAATCGTGGTGGATCCCCGCTTGAGTGAGACGGCCGCCAAGGCGGACTTGTGGTTGCCCATCCGTCCGGGAACGGACGTGGCCCTGGCTTTGGGCTTCCTGAACGTCATAATAAACGAGGAGCTCTACGACCACGATTTCGTTGAGAACTGGACGGTGGGCTTTGAGGAGCTGCGGAAACGCGTCCAGGAGTACACCCCGGAGTGGGCCGAGGAAAAGACGGGTGTCCCGGCGGACAAGATCGTCCTGGCAGCCCGCATGTACGCGACCCTCAAGCCTGCCTGCATCCAATGGGGCGTGGCTACGGACCAGCTTGGCCGGGCCACCAGCGCAGGAGCCCAGGCCCGGGCAACCCTGCGGGCCATCTGCGGCAACCTGGATGTACCGGGCGGGGATGTGATGCCCGGTCCCCATCCAACTCTCATAACAGATGTGGAAATGGAGCTGAACGAACTCCTAAGTGAAGAGCAGAGGGCCAAGCAGCTGGGCAGCGACCGCTTCAAGCTCAACTCCTGGCCGGGTTACCGCCTGCTCCAGGAAAACCTGGTGAGGGTCTGGGGCAAGGGCATACCGGCCGAGTGGTTCTGCGAAGCCCATCCCCCTACCCTATGGCGGGCCATCAGGTACGGGCAGCCTTACGCCGTTAAGGGGCTTATAGTCCTGGCCGACAACCCCCTGACTTCCTACGGCAACAGCCGGCTTGTGTATGAGGCCTTAATGGAGCTCGAGCTTTTGGTGGTAATGGACTACTGGGTAACGCCCACGGCCATGCTGGCTGACTATGTGCTGCCTGCGGCGTCCTGGCTGGAGAGGCCGGTGCTCACCAGCACCTACGGAGTGTCCGATTGGATCATCGCTTCCGAGCGTTCCACGGCTCCCCTTTTTGAACGTAAGACGGACTATGAATTCTGGCGGGCTTTGGCCCTTAAGTTGGGCCAGGGGGAATACTGGCCGTGGGAAAGCCTGGAGGAAGCAGCCCTTCACCGGCTGGAGCCCCTGGGTTACGAGCTTACTTCCTATGAAGACTTCGTCCACCAGATAAGATTCGACTTTGCCCCCCGGGAGTACTACAAGTATCTCAATCAGGGTTTTGCCACGCCTTCAGGCAAGGTAGAGCTTAAGAGCTCCATATTAGAGAAGCTGGGATACGACCCCCTGCCCCATTACGTAGAACCCTTGCCTCCTTCCACGAACGCCTCGGAGTACCCCCTGATACTGGTGGCCGGCGGTGGATTTATGCCCTACTTTCACTCCGAGCACCGTCAGATTACCAGACTCCGTTTGCTGCATACCGAGCCGAAGGTATCTATTAATCCGGAGACGGCCAAAGAATTGGGTATAAGAGAGGGGGAGTGGGTATGGATCGAAACCGCCAGGGGTCGGGTGAAACAGAAGGCCTGGCTCACCACCCAGGTACCCTCCGGTGTTATCCAGGCCGAGCGGGGATGGTGGTACCCGGAAAAGGACCCACGGGAGCCGGTCCTCTACGGGGTTTGGGAGTCCAACATTAACGTATGCGTAGACGACGAACCGG